Proteins encoded in a region of the Zea mays cultivar B73 chromosome 4, Zm-B73-REFERENCE-NAM-5.0, whole genome shotgun sequence genome:
- the LOC118477012 gene encoding uncharacterized protein codes for MEVVKLGITTQTWPDLVGYPVVDAVNIIRQDNPNITEVRVLPPDGVPSPLQDGTVRVCIYNDIVNGQAVVVNPAPYIG; via the coding sequence ATGGAGGTCGTCAAGCTTGGTATAACGACCCAAACATGGCCTGATCTGGTTGGCTACCCCGTTGTAGATGCGGTTAACATTATCCGTCAAGATAATCCCAATATAACCGAAGTTCGAGTACTCCCTCCAGATGGGGTCCCGTCTCCACTCCAAGATGGTACCGTACGTGTTTGTATCTACAACGACATCGTCAATGGTCAGGCTGTTGTGGTTAACCCAGCACCATATATTGGCTAG